Below is a window of Cytophaga hutchinsonii ATCC 33406 DNA.
TTCAACCAATTCTTCAAATATTGTCTGTACGATACCAGCCTTTTCTTTCGGCAGATTGATTACCCCATCTTTTGTGTTTCCAGCAAAAAAAGAAAATGTTTCTATGTATTCAGGCCGCAACAAAAAGGATTGAAAAAACGCGGTAGAAAAATTTACCACATAGCCCTCCACTTCTCCTTCAAACTCCCAGGTGTGCACCTGACCGGGAATCATAAAATAGATCTGATATTGCTGCACATCAAAACGATCAAAATCGATTGAATGTGAACCACTTCCTTTTGTAAAAAAGATCAGGTGATAAAAACTGTGCCGATGCGGAAAATGCAGATTGGAATATTTCAAAAAATATTCTGAAAGCCTGCTTATTAAAATATCATCTTCTTTATTTTCTGAAAGGGTACAGATATCAAATACAGGTATGTGTTTTTCCATAACAGTACAAAGATACAATATAGAACAGGCTTTTTATGGTAATTTATACCCTTTCAATGGCACTTTTTACTTATCTGATTTTTGAAAAGGAAGGGCTAAAAATCCGTATAAAATAAAAGTTGGCTGTAACATGTATTTTCGACGGACTAAATCCTGAAATATACGGTGTCTACAGCCAACAAAATCTTAACAGCCTTTTATTTCTGGTTATTGAACCAGAAATGTATTTTAATAATGTGAAAAGTTGGCTGTAACATGCATTTTCGATGGACTAAATCCTGAAATATACGGTGTCTACAGCCAACAGAATCTTAACTATTTTTTAAGTTGGGTCAATTACCCAAGCTTTTAACTAAATCAATGTATTGTTGCATGGCATTTTCCTTTGATACTCCTTTCAAGGATTCCCATGCATTAAATTTTGCGATTGCAGCAAAATCAAAAAAATTAGTAGGCTTTTCTACGTTTACATCTCCCTCGGAAGCCTGCTTATAAAGGCTATACAACTTTAATAAATTTTCGTTTGATTGATTTGGCAGTGATTTTGACGCTGCAACTGATTCCTCAAACGTTGTTTTTATATCCATTGTAGTAATTAATTCAAAGATATTAATTGTATGATTAATATCCTATTTTTTCTTCATATAATACTTAACGTAGAATCAAATTCAATAGTTTCAATTAAATGGGTATCTTTATGAAATAATTTGAATTAATTTTAAAAATGTCCATATTTGAGCAATCAAGCGATATTTTAATTACCTGTGCACCGGATTTAAGTGAACTGACCGGGCGGGAAATTAATAATCTTGCAATCCCCATTAAACAAATTCTTCCTCATGGTATTGTTGTAGAAGGCACGGCCCAAACGGCTATGTATCTTTGCATGCACCTGAGAACTGCTAATAAAGTATTGTTTTTACTGAAAGAAGCAAAAGCGGCTACACCGGATGATTTGTACCGGGTGGCGAAAAATATTCCCTGGGACAATTTTTTTGATAACACTTCTTATTTCAGCATTGATTCTTTCGTTCAAAACAGCACCATCCGTGATACACGTTTTGCAAATGTTAAATGCAAAGATGCTATTGCAGATTATTTTGTTGAGAAAACAACTAAGCGTCCGGATTCAGGGCCGCTGCGCGATAAAGTTGTGATTTTTATTTACTGGAGAGAAAATGATTTATCGATCTATTTAGATTTATCCGGTGAACCGATTTCAAGACACGGTTACAGGTTAAACCCCTGGAAAGCGCCAATGGCAGAGACGTTAGCGGCTGGTGTAATTATAACATCTGAATGGAACCCAACTACTCCTTTTATAAACCCTATGTGCGGCAGCGGTACCTTAGCTATTGAAGCTGCGCTGATTGGCACACATAAAATTCCAGGACTGGTACGGGAAGATTACGCCTTTCAGCACATTCACGGCTATGTTGCTGAAACCTGGAAAACAATGAGAGAAATGGCGCAGCAAAAAGTGTTGCCTGCGTTACCATTTAAAATTATCGCATCCGACCACGATCAGCGTGCGCTTGACGCAGCAAAAGTTAATGCAGAAAAAGCGGGTGTAGATCATTTGATTGATTTTGTATTAAGCGATTTTCAGGATACGCCTGTAGAAGAAAACCAGGCTGGTGTGGTTATTCTGAACCCTGAATACGGAGAACGGCTGGGCGATGAAGAATCTTTAGTATTAACATATAAAGAGATCGGTGATTTCTTTAAGCAGAAATGCGGCGGTTACAAAGGATTTGTATTTACCGGCAACCTTGAATTAGCAAAACGCATCGGATTAAAACCTAAAAGAAAAATAAAATTTTTCAGTGCGAAAATTGAATGCAGGCTCATGCAGTATGAGCTTTATTCAGGAACCAAACGGGTGGTTTTTAAAACAGAGTAAGTAATACGTGTTAAGTAATATGTTTTTAAGATGTTAAAATTACTTCTTGAAAACATATTACTTAGCCTCTCGTATGTTTCTGTTGTTCGTGCCAACTCACATATTATATTTACGCATAACGCGTCATATCACAAAAAGCGATAGACTTTTTCTTAATACGTATTACTTAATACCTATTACTTTACGTTTGTCCAGTTTCTGAATAGAGCCGCCTGTCCGATTTTTTCTCCGCTGTTGTTTTTTAAGTTCCACAATAATACCTGCTCAATTTTAAAACGCTGTCCTTTTGAAGAGATCCGGATTCCGGTATAGTTACTTATAAAGCCGTGTGTTGCCGCTTCGTCTAATAAGCGCTGCCTGTCTTCTGCCCGTTCGGGCTCTGCAGATAATCTTGACGGCATGGTTGTAAACTGTTCCCAGTCAATATGCCAAAGTTGCTGTGCTGTTAAATTACCGTAATTGAAAACCGGATCTGCTTCTATTCCATGCGATACAACAACAAACGGTGCATGATACAGCAAACAGGAAAGGTATTCATCCGAATAGTTCGTATCAAAAAGTTGTATGCCTGTTATTTCCCGATAGCTCTCAATAAGCATCCGGGAATGCCGGATTATATTTTCACCTGGCCAATGTTGTATTATATTTTTTTGCATATTAATCTTTTATTACCTTTCAGTAACGAAAGGGATTATATACATACCGTCCCTATCTTTACCCCAAGTTATGCCTAAAATTTCATATCAACAATTACTGAATTTACCTTACATGGCATATGTACTTGTAAGCGGTA
It encodes the following:
- a CDS encoding acyl-CoA-binding protein translates to MDIKTTFEESVAASKSLPNQSNENLLKLYSLYKQASEGDVNVEKPTNFFDFAAIAKFNAWESLKGVSKENAMQQYIDLVKSLGN
- a CDS encoding THUMP domain-containing class I SAM-dependent RNA methyltransferase — translated: MSIFEQSSDILITCAPDLSELTGREINNLAIPIKQILPHGIVVEGTAQTAMYLCMHLRTANKVLFLLKEAKAATPDDLYRVAKNIPWDNFFDNTSYFSIDSFVQNSTIRDTRFANVKCKDAIADYFVEKTTKRPDSGPLRDKVVIFIYWRENDLSIYLDLSGEPISRHGYRLNPWKAPMAETLAAGVIITSEWNPTTPFINPMCGSGTLAIEAALIGTHKIPGLVREDYAFQHIHGYVAETWKTMREMAQQKVLPALPFKIIASDHDQRALDAAKVNAEKAGVDHLIDFVLSDFQDTPVEENQAGVVILNPEYGERLGDEESLVLTYKEIGDFFKQKCGGYKGFVFTGNLELAKRIGLKPKRKIKFFSAKIECRLMQYELYSGTKRVVFKTE
- a CDS encoding MEKHLA domain-containing protein, yielding MQKNIIQHWPGENIIRHSRMLIESYREITGIQLFDTNYSDEYLSCLLYHAPFVVVSHGIEADPVFNYGNLTAQQLWHIDWEQFTTMPSRLSAEPERAEDRQRLLDEAATHGFISNYTGIRISSKGQRFKIEQVLLWNLKNNSGEKIGQAALFRNWTNVK